The Brassica napus cultivar Da-Ae unplaced genomic scaffold, Da-Ae ScsIHWf_1387;HRSCAF=1967, whole genome shotgun sequence genome has a segment encoding these proteins:
- the LOC125597209 gene encoding probable zinc transporter 12 yields MMYRVQKTVVSAFIFSLSILPLLVSATDEENECGGSNGGGSATEKASILKYKIGAFFSILVAGVLGVCLPIFGLKSESNFFMFVKAFAAGVILATGFVHILPDATESLTSPCLGEESPWGDFPMTDLVAMAAAILTMLIESFASGYLNRSRSENEAKTLPVSTCGDKEEHSHIGSAHTHASQGHAHGSLLVPQDDMRKKIVTQILELGIVVHSVIIGISLGASPSVSTIKPLLVAITFHQLFEGFGLGGCISEAKFGVKKIWIMVLFFALTAPAGIGIGIGVSEIYNENSPMALKVSGFLNAAAAGILIYMALVDLVAPLFMDHKAQSSMKIQLACSLSLILGAGLMSLLAVWA; encoded by the exons ATGATGTATCGAGTCCAAAAAACCGTAGTTTCagctttcattttctctttgtCTATTCTACCGCTTCTAGTCTCAGCCACTGATGAAGAAAACGAATGTGGTGGCTCCAATGGAGGAGGCTCCGCTACAGAGAAGGCATCGATTCTTAAGTACAAGATCGGAGCATTCTTCTCCATCTTAGTAGCAGGAGTGTTAGGAGTCTGTTTACCTATCTTCGGCCTCAAGTCAGAGAGCAACTTTTTCATGTTCGTGAAGGCATTTGCCGCAGGAGTAATCTTAGCCACCGGTTTCGTCCACATTCTTCCAGATGCCACCGAGAGTCTCACGAGTCCATGCCTCGGAGAAGAGTCACCATGGGGTGATTTTCCCATGACGGATTTAGTTGCCATGGCTGCGGCGATTTTGACCATGTTGATTGAGTCTTTTGCTTCAGGGTATTTGAACAGGTCTCGTTCGGAGAATGAGGCTAAGACGTTGCCGGTGAGTACCTGTGGAGATAAGGAGGAGCATTCACATATTGGCTCTGCTCATACTCATGCCTCGCAAGGACATGCTCATGGCTCTCTTCTCGTCCCCCAAGATGATATGAGGAAAAAGATTGTGACACAA ATACTTGAATTGGGGATTGTGGTTCACTCAGTGATAATAGGAATATCTCTGGGAGCATCTCCGAGTGTAAGCACAATAAAGCCTCTCTTGGTTGCAATAACTTTCCATCAACTGTTTGAAGGTTTTGGTCTTGGTGGTTGCATCTCTGAG GCAAAGTTTGGGGTTAAGAAAATATGGATTATGGTGTTGTTCTTTGCACTCACGGCACCAGCAGGGATTGGAATCGGTATTGGAGTTTCAGAGATTTACAATGAGAACAGCCCAATGGCACTAAAAGTATCAGGTTTTCTTAATGCGGCAGCTGCTGGAATCTTGATTTACATGGCGCTTGTTGATTTGGTAGCTCCACTATTCATGGACCATAAAGCTCAGAGTAGTATGAAGATACAATTAGCTTGTAGCCTTTCTCTTATTCTTGGTGCTGGTTTGATGTCTCTTCTAGCTGTTTGGGCTTGA
- the LOC125597206 gene encoding MADS-box protein AGL42, translating to MVRGKIEMKKIENATSRQVTFSKRRNGLLKKAYELSVLCDAQVSLIVFSQRGRLYEFSNSDMWKTIERYRKYTKDHETNNHDSEIYVQRLKEEASHMITKIELLEFHKRKLLGQELASCSLEELQEIDSQLQRSLAKVRAKKAQLFREQLEKLKAKEKQLLEENVRLHQKTVLEPWRGSTDQQEKFRVIDLNLEVETDLVIGLPEKHCK from the exons atggtgAGAGGAAAGATAGAGATGAAGAAAATAGAAAACGCGACGAGTAGACAAGTGACTTTCTCAAAAAGAAGAAATGGTTTGCTGAAGAAAGCTTATGAGCTCTCAGTACTCTGTGATGCTCAAGTTTCTCTCATTGTTTTCTCTCAGAGAGGAAGGCTTTACGAATTTTCCAACTCTGA CATGTGGAAGACGATCGAACGTTACCGCAAGTACACAAAAGATCATGAAACCAACAACCATGACTCAGAAATTTACGTCCAG CGATTAAAGGAAGAAGCAAGCCACATGATCACAAAGATTGAACTCCTTGAATTTCACAAGCG GAAGCTACTGGGTCAAGAACTTGCTTCGTGTTCTCTAGAAGAGCTTCAAGAAATTGATAGTCAACTCCAAAGAAGTTTGGCCAAGGTCCGAGCAAAAAAG GCGCAATTGTTCAGGGAGCAATTGGAGAAGCTAAAAGCAAAG GAGAAACAATTGTTAGAAGAGAACGTCCGGTTACATCAAAAG ACTGTTTTAGAACCATGGAGAGGGTCGACTGATCAACAAGAGAAATTCAGAGTCATAGATCTTAATTTGGAAGTAGAAACTGATTTAGTCATCGGTTTGCCAGAGAAGCACTGCAAATAA